The Pyrococcus kukulkanii genome contains a region encoding:
- a CDS encoding DUF3213 domain-containing protein: MKRITVKLDKISGEEAMRLQYELSLNDAIYRVFINPYLKEARITFDDSKIKLEEVLEKLKDFQPNVTGMEEVSLEKVIEESMSWNNKLKAY; encoded by the coding sequence ATGAAGAGGATCACGGTAAAGCTGGACAAGATAAGCGGGGAAGAGGCTATGAGGCTTCAGTATGAGCTTTCCCTCAACGATGCAATCTACAGGGTATTCATAAATCCGTACCTTAAGGAGGCCAGGATAACTTTCGATGACTCGAAGATAAAGCTTGAGGAGGTACTTGAAAAGCTTAAGGACTTCCAGCCAAACGTCACAGGGATGGAAGAAGTTAGCCTAGAAAAAGTTATAGAGGAGAGCATGAGCTGGAACAACAAACTCAAAGCTTACTGA
- the tes gene encoding tetraether lipid synthase Tes, whose protein sequence is MTENVGEIPSGEKEFETLTRRMREIIEFPEITEEEFEKMLRSASRGYGGSLPHRTYSLCPESRRVVPAVVWEKDGMVWITKKCPEGMITDLYYEDVELYYRFSKWKFEEKKLFSANVENTGANCPFDCGLCPRHRSHTSLLNIVLTNRCNLNCWYCFFYAREGEPIYEPILEQIRMMLRNAKKEHPIGANAVQFTGGEPTLRDDLIEIIKIAKEEGYDHVQLNTDGIRLAFEPELVKKIREAGVNTLYLSYDGMTPQTNWKNHWEIPLIFENVRKAGGPGIVLVPTLIRNVNDHEAGAIINFGLNHLDIVRGVNFQPISLVGRVPKKERQRFRITIAGAIKKIEEQTNGVIAREDWYPIPIAGHIARFFEVFTGKKYYMTSHFACGAATYVFLDKEEKKAIPLPRFIDVEGFVEFLLEKAEEIEKARFKGLAKLKAIGETVFLKFKQFYDEKYAPKGLDVLGLIKNAFMYGNYDALGKFHTRTLFLGMMHFMDEYNYDVERVERCVIHYAMPDGRIVPFCTFNVIPEIYRDKVQRQFSYSWEEWKKLHPDWDYAKDKYVRTKEFVEKMKKSELYRKTYIDIENYFAR, encoded by the coding sequence ATGACGGAAAACGTGGGAGAGATCCCTAGCGGTGAAAAAGAGTTTGAAACTCTCACTAGGAGAATGCGTGAGATAATTGAATTCCCTGAGATAACTGAAGAAGAATTCGAGAAAATGCTAAGGAGTGCAAGCAGGGGTTATGGTGGTTCTCTACCTCACAGAACGTACTCACTATGCCCCGAAAGTAGGAGGGTTGTTCCCGCCGTTGTGTGGGAAAAAGATGGCATGGTTTGGATAACCAAAAAGTGTCCTGAGGGCATGATAACTGACCTATACTACGAGGATGTTGAGCTGTATTATAGATTTTCAAAATGGAAGTTTGAAGAAAAGAAGCTGTTTTCAGCGAATGTTGAAAATACAGGTGCTAATTGTCCCTTCGATTGTGGCCTCTGTCCAAGGCATCGCTCCCATACGAGCCTTTTGAACATCGTCTTAACGAACAGATGTAATTTAAACTGCTGGTACTGTTTCTTTTATGCCCGTGAAGGAGAACCAATTTACGAGCCAATATTAGAACAAATTAGAATGATGCTTAGAAATGCGAAGAAGGAACACCCAATTGGGGCCAATGCCGTTCAGTTCACCGGTGGGGAGCCAACCCTTAGGGACGACTTAATCGAGATAATCAAGATAGCAAAGGAGGAAGGCTACGATCACGTTCAGCTGAATACTGATGGAATAAGGCTTGCATTTGAGCCAGAGCTTGTGAAGAAGATTAGGGAGGCTGGCGTGAACACGCTTTACCTTAGCTATGATGGAATGACGCCACAAACCAACTGGAAGAACCACTGGGAGATACCACTAATATTTGAGAACGTGAGGAAGGCAGGAGGGCCTGGAATAGTTCTCGTCCCAACTCTCATAAGGAATGTAAATGACCACGAGGCAGGGGCGATAATTAACTTCGGCCTTAATCATCTTGATATAGTTAGAGGAGTTAACTTCCAGCCAATATCTCTCGTTGGTAGGGTTCCAAAGAAGGAGAGGCAGAGATTTAGGATCACGATTGCGGGGGCAATAAAGAAGATAGAGGAGCAAACCAATGGCGTAATAGCGAGGGAAGATTGGTATCCAATACCAATTGCCGGTCACATAGCTAGGTTCTTTGAGGTATTCACGGGAAAGAAGTACTACATGACGAGCCACTTCGCCTGCGGTGCTGCAACTTACGTATTCCTTGACAAAGAGGAAAAGAAAGCTATACCCCTTCCAAGGTTCATAGATGTGGAAGGTTTTGTGGAGTTCCTACTTGAGAAGGCTGAGGAAATCGAAAAGGCTAGGTTTAAGGGGCTTGCAAAGCTCAAGGCAATAGGTGAGACGGTATTCCTAAAATTCAAGCAGTTCTACGATGAAAAGTACGCTCCTAAGGGTCTTGATGTCCTAGGATTAATCAAAAACGCGTTCATGTATGGAAACTATGATGCCCTTGGCAAATTCCACACTAGAACATTGTTCCTTGGGATGATGCACTTCATGGACGAGTACAACTATGATGTGGAAAGGGTTGAGAGGTGTGTCATTCACTATGCAATGCCCGACGGAAGGATAGTTCCATTCTGTACCTTCAATGTTATCCCGGAGATATACAGAGACAAGGTTCAGAGGCAATTCAGCTATTCCTGGGAAGAGTGGAAGAAGCTACATCCAGACTGGGATTACGCGAAGGACAAGTACGTGAGAACTAAGGAGTTCGTTGAAAAAATGAAGAAGAGCGAACTCTACAGGAAGACGTACATCGACATCGAGAACTACTTTGCGAGGTGA